In Liquorilactobacillus nagelii DSM 13675, the following proteins share a genomic window:
- a CDS encoding MFS transporter, whose amino-acid sequence MKQYLEDEAVQRHRWWILGAIGLFTIMATLDGSIVNIALPVISQDLKIPMNQAEWVVSLYLIVICSLLLFFGKLGDIIGKIKIFRIGTFFFVIGSLLAGFKGNFSLLLVARGIQAFGASMTMATNNGIITEIFPFSERGKALGLIGSFVALGSIAGPGVGGLILAHFTWGYIFWINVPIGILTIILGAFILPADFNKRKTILDYQGAFYLAIFMVSLFTAVFLGQEIGFMAPLIIVLFVVAIVSLVFFVRTELTQTEPLISFTIFKNQQFSRSLLTGFLIFVTNFFFNVISPFYLENARGLSPRIAGYILMIFPLVQVIIAPFSGAVSDRIGTKKITILGLFLILASQVGYLLTNLQTPLWIFTANVGLVGLGNGIFQAPNNTTVMSSVAIKDLGIAGGINALARNLGMVVGISGATTILFGAMSIHTGQQITIFPTKHLETFIFGMHAVFLFALIICFIGLVVACRRQSITSD is encoded by the coding sequence ATGAAACAATATTTAGAAGATGAGGCAGTTCAACGGCACCGGTGGTGGATTCTAGGAGCTATCGGGTTATTTACAATTATGGCAACTTTGGACGGTAGTATTGTAAACATTGCGCTGCCGGTTATCAGTCAAGATTTAAAGATTCCGATGAATCAGGCTGAGTGGGTGGTATCACTGTATTTGATCGTAATCTGTTCTTTATTGTTATTTTTTGGTAAATTAGGAGATATAATTGGCAAAATAAAAATTTTTAGAATTGGAACGTTCTTTTTTGTAATAGGTTCTTTATTAGCAGGTTTTAAAGGTAATTTTAGTTTATTATTAGTAGCTCGTGGTATTCAAGCTTTTGGCGCCTCTATGACAATGGCAACCAACAACGGCATCATTACGGAAATATTTCCATTTTCAGAAAGAGGTAAAGCTTTAGGTTTGATAGGATCCTTTGTTGCCTTAGGATCAATCGCTGGTCCGGGTGTTGGAGGGCTGATTTTAGCTCATTTTACCTGGGGTTATATCTTCTGGATTAATGTTCCGATTGGAATTTTGACAATTATTCTAGGAGCATTTATTCTCCCAGCTGATTTTAATAAAAGAAAAACCATACTAGATTATCAGGGGGCGTTTTATCTAGCAATTTTTATGGTCAGTTTGTTTACAGCAGTCTTTTTGGGTCAAGAAATTGGATTTATGGCTCCACTAATTATTGTTTTATTTGTTGTTGCTATTGTTAGTTTGGTGTTCTTCGTCAGAACAGAATTAACTCAAACTGAACCTTTGATTTCTTTTACAATTTTTAAGAATCAGCAATTTTCGCGCAGTTTGTTAACTGGTTTCTTAATTTTTGTTACAAATTTCTTTTTTAATGTTATTTCACCATTTTATTTAGAAAATGCACGTGGTCTATCACCGAGAATTGCTGGGTATATATTGATGATTTTTCCTTTAGTCCAAGTCATTATTGCGCCTTTTTCAGGTGCCGTTTCAGATCGGATTGGTACTAAAAAAATAACTATTTTAGGGCTCTTTTTAATTTTGGCTAGTCAGGTAGGTTACTTATTAACTAATCTTCAAACACCACTGTGGATATTTACTGCTAATGTTGGTTTAGTTGGGTTGGGAAACGGAATTTTTCAAGCGCCAAATAATACAACAGTTATGAGTTCAGTGGCAATAAAAGATTTGGGTATTGCTGGTGGTATTAATGCTTTAGCTCGAAATCTCGGAATGGTAGTAGGGATTTCCGGAGCAACAACAATTTTGTTTGGTGCAATGAGCATTCATACTGGACAACAAATTACGATTTTCCCGACTAAACATCTTGAAACTTTTATTTTTGGGATGCATGCCGTTTTCTTATTTGCTCTAATAATTTGTTTCATTGGTTTAGTCGTTGCGTGCCGACGACAAAGTATAACATCTGACTAA
- a CDS encoding glycosyl hydrolase 53 family protein, with the protein MWEKKVHYKMYKAGKNWIFAALMAGILLGGISNLTDASTVRGDTVSSAVQAETSSSETSSAAQVSSKTDNEMATEKSDSDSSSSADSVKDVSSSTNQKNSTSASTAKTIISETSSSQQVTDDKNSTSSSTADQQSNAIQQSDKNVTSNAVNKSTIGTEKTTSSQNDNVKKVMAMALKNDSSKQITNNYQQKKIGNYWYLVDDSGKYLVGFQKIANQHKTVYYANNGQMQYGQQQINNAWYLFDNTTGAMQTGFQKIANQHKTVYYANNGQMQYGQQQINNAWYLFDNTTGAMQTGFQKIANQHKTVYYANNGQMQYGQQHLNGHWYLFDQKTGAMQTGFQFITSQNKLVYYDPTGKMQYGQQLIHGKRYDFNQKTGALKVLPGQNLIDGHWYLFDSHGTMQTGFQKITNQHKTVYYANNGQMQYGQQEINNHWYLFDATTGAMQTGLIELTKNQTPDGPKTVYYANNGQMQYGQQRLNNHWYFFKENTGAMQVGFVSLTKQETSDGPKTVYYNLQGQMIYGQQHLNGYWYLFDENSGAMQTGFKYISQQNKTVYYNSQGQMQYSWQKINNDQYYFDPVNGSMATGKVKIAGTTFDFSNEGKLESLMAFRNLLAQQINEKLNQKLDVNWQNTQDNYLAFSLHDVAQLVAQGDLNATDQAVEQNLLENDNLTGTVAVYTTDITGDTVQIAADNGTTDFMDWYQDQLKDTNWQALGVGGIIDVANKNSWVAAYVLYRPGQDTANQTSSVTSKTSYEITATYKNAGVTNDVTEPLQAKQSVSSSDLNLTTTIPEKLLQGNSNSEFSQTDLENIYQTLSGSSSAIEGNKTYYDSQGNPYHYEFWLAGQSATDKENNFVSINTGKKYGDQLLIQLTATLVWGKPVSSDSTTTATGVPTSSMTADQITAAYKNGTDTGLRYEGVTVKPIAGMTDDTIRGVDISSYIALQNAGVQFYDYNGKPADLVQVLHEAGVNYLRLRLWVDPLNAENQTYSGGASDEYNELQIAKEAAKYGMKVLLDFQYSDFWADPGKQVVPKAWEKENSAEIAESVYLYTRKTISDFKETGVEIGMVQIGNEITNGVLGIIASRDANESYTNIWNDNQKAGIISSYLNAGSKAVRELAPKAKVVIQLETPNVQKYSTIMTALKNNNVDYDVLGSSYYPFWSTNDNNGNGLGKGANTPNNLEAVEKMVRDNFGKEFVVLETGWTNSLQDADGTGNSIGSNQSSYAYENSPQGQVDELESMYQAIVNQNGLGAFYWEPAWIPVKAGWSNWSYNDEMSDLYGTGWASKYAVGYAPNNVMYYNGKPAWGGTTWDNVSLFDDLGYPLQSLNVYKGMLSGYQTPTTSTSNINLQIDSIYDNGVKLKNGTLKVGDVLATNDTNLSSGVSDSALTGKWESKIGTTQLNKIAAQLNGNSTAIIDSQTYYSTDGQAYHYEFWLSEGQSSEQKEWNFVNDNQNALYGSTLTAHVSASLVWGPAKQELS; encoded by the coding sequence ATGTGGGAGAAGAAAGTACACTATAAAATGTATAAAGCGGGTAAAAATTGGATTTTTGCGGCTTTAATGGCTGGAATTTTGCTTGGGGGTATTTCAAATCTAACAGATGCTTCAACTGTAAGAGGTGATACGGTTTCTAGTGCTGTTCAAGCTGAAACAAGTAGTTCTGAAACTAGTTCAGCAGCTCAGGTATCTTCAAAGACAGATAATGAAATGGCAACAGAAAAATCAGATTCGGATAGTTCTTCTTCAGCTGATTCAGTTAAAGATGTCAGTTCAAGCACAAATCAGAAGAATTCAACTTCTGCAAGTACGGCTAAAACAATCATAAGTGAAACTTCTTCAAGTCAGCAAGTGACAGATGATAAAAATAGTACATCAAGTTCAACTGCTGATCAACAAAGCAATGCGATCCAACAAAGTGATAAAAACGTTACTTCCAATGCGGTAAATAAAAGCACGATCGGAACTGAAAAAACAACTTCATCTCAAAATGATAACGTTAAAAAAGTCATGGCGATGGCACTTAAAAATGACAGTTCAAAGCAAATCACTAATAATTATCAACAAAAGAAAATAGGTAATTATTGGTATTTAGTTGACGATTCCGGAAAATATTTGGTTGGTTTCCAGAAGATTGCTAATCAGCATAAGACAGTTTACTATGCTAACAATGGTCAAATGCAGTATGGGCAACAACAGATAAATAACGCCTGGTATTTATTTGATAATACAACCGGAGCAATGCAGACTGGTTTCCAGAAGATTGCTAACCAGCATAAGACCGTTTATTATGCTAACAATGGTCAAATGCAGTATGGGCAACAACAGATAAATAACGCCTGGTATTTATTTGATAATACAACCGGAGCAATGCAGACCGGTTTCCAGAAGATTGCTAATCAGCATAAGACAGTTTACTATGCTAACAATGGTCAAATGCAGTATGGTCAGCAGCATCTAAACGGTCACTGGTATTTGTTTGATCAAAAGACTGGTGCGATGCAGACCGGCTTTCAATTTATTACTTCACAAAATAAGTTAGTCTATTACGATCCTACCGGTAAAATGCAATATGGACAACAACTTATTCATGGAAAAAGGTACGACTTTAATCAAAAAACAGGCGCTTTGAAAGTATTACCCGGTCAAAATTTAATTGATGGTCATTGGTATTTATTTGACAGTCATGGAACAATGCAAACTGGTTTTCAGAAGATTACTAACCAGCATAAGACCGTCTATTATGCTAATAATGGTCAAATGCAATATGGTCAGCAAGAAATCAATAATCATTGGTACTTATTTGATGCTACAACCGGAGCAATGCAAACCGGATTGATCGAATTAACAAAGAATCAAACACCTGACGGACCAAAGACAGTTTATTACGCCAATAATGGTCAAATGCAATATGGTCAGCAACGATTAAATAATCATTGGTACTTTTTCAAGGAAAATACTGGGGCGATGCAGGTTGGTTTTGTTTCGTTAACAAAACAAGAAACAAGTGATGGGCCGAAGACAGTTTATTATAATTTGCAAGGTCAAATGATCTATGGTCAACAACATCTAAACGGTTACTGGTATTTGTTTGACGAAAATAGTGGTGCTATGCAAACTGGTTTTAAATATATCTCACAGCAAAATAAAACAGTTTATTATAATTCACAAGGTCAAATGCAATATTCTTGGCAGAAAATTAATAATGATCAATATTACTTTGATCCAGTTAACGGATCAATGGCAACCGGAAAAGTTAAAATTGCTGGAACGACTTTTGATTTTTCAAATGAGGGTAAGTTAGAAAGTTTAATGGCTTTCAGGAATCTTTTAGCTCAGCAAATTAATGAAAAATTGAATCAAAAACTAGATGTTAATTGGCAAAATACTCAGGATAACTATTTAGCATTTTCGTTACACGATGTAGCACAATTAGTTGCGCAAGGAGACCTTAATGCAACTGATCAAGCTGTTGAACAAAATTTATTGGAAAATGATAATCTAACAGGAACTGTGGCAGTTTACACAACTGATATAACTGGAGATACTGTTCAAATAGCAGCTGACAACGGCACAACTGACTTTATGGATTGGTATCAAGATCAATTGAAGGATACTAACTGGCAAGCTTTAGGTGTTGGCGGAATTATAGACGTAGCTAATAAAAACAGTTGGGTAGCAGCGTATGTTTTATATCGTCCGGGACAAGACACTGCTAATCAAACATCTTCTGTTACTTCGAAAACTAGTTACGAAATAACTGCTACCTATAAAAATGCTGGCGTAACTAATGATGTAACTGAACCGCTTCAAGCTAAACAGTCAGTCAGTTCGTCTGATTTGAACTTAACAACAACAATTCCTGAAAAATTATTACAAGGAAATTCAAATAGTGAGTTCAGCCAAACTGATTTAGAAAATATTTATCAAACACTTTCAGGCAGTTCAAGCGCAATTGAAGGAAATAAAACTTATTATGATAGCCAAGGTAATCCGTATCATTATGAATTTTGGTTAGCTGGCCAGTCAGCGACCGACAAGGAAAATAATTTTGTGTCAATTAACACTGGGAAAAAATATGGTGATCAATTATTAATTCAATTAACTGCAACGCTTGTTTGGGGAAAACCGGTGAGCTCAGATTCGACAACAACTGCTACTGGAGTACCAACGAGTTCAATGACAGCTGATCAGATTACGGCAGCATATAAAAATGGAACAGATACTGGTTTGCGGTATGAAGGTGTTACAGTAAAACCGATTGCTGGTATGACTGATGATACAATTCGCGGGGTTGATATTTCAAGTTACATTGCTTTGCAAAATGCGGGTGTTCAATTTTACGACTACAATGGTAAGCCAGCAGATTTAGTTCAAGTTCTACATGAAGCAGGTGTTAATTATTTGCGTCTGCGTCTATGGGTTGATCCACTTAATGCTGAAAACCAGACTTATAGTGGTGGAGCTTCAGACGAATATAATGAATTGCAAATTGCGAAAGAAGCTGCAAAATATGGAATGAAGGTTTTGCTTGATTTCCAATACTCTGATTTTTGGGCTGATCCAGGTAAGCAGGTTGTACCAAAAGCTTGGGAAAAAGAAAATTCTGCTGAAATTGCTGAATCAGTATATTTGTATACCAGAAAAACAATTTCTGATTTCAAAGAGACGGGTGTAGAAATTGGAATGGTACAAATCGGAAATGAAATTACGAATGGTGTTCTGGGAATTATTGCTAGTCGTGATGCAAATGAGTCTTATACTAACATTTGGAATGATAACCAGAAGGCGGGAATTATAAGTTCATATTTAAATGCCGGTTCGAAAGCTGTACGTGAATTAGCACCTAAAGCAAAGGTAGTTATTCAACTTGAAACACCAAATGTTCAAAAATATTCAACGATAATGACTGCCCTAAAGAATAACAATGTAGATTATGATGTTCTTGGCTCTTCTTATTATCCTTTTTGGTCAACCAATGATAATAATGGAAATGGTTTGGGTAAAGGTGCAAATACTCCAAATAATCTAGAAGCTGTTGAAAAAATGGTGAGAGATAATTTTGGTAAAGAATTTGTAGTGCTTGAAACAGGTTGGACAAATTCATTACAGGATGCTGATGGAACAGGAAATTCTATTGGTTCAAATCAGTCTTCATATGCCTATGAGAACAGTCCTCAAGGCCAAGTTGATGAGTTAGAATCTATGTATCAGGCTATTGTAAATCAAAATGGTTTGGGTGCCTTCTATTGGGAACCAGCATGGATTCCAGTTAAAGCAGGCTGGTCAAATTGGAGTTATAATGATGAAATGTCTGATTTGTATGGTACGGGTTGGGCTTCAAAATATGCTGTTGGGTATGCTCCAAACAATGTTATGTACTACAATGGAAAGCCAGCTTGGGGTGGAACAACTTGGGATAACGTATCGCTTTTTGATGATTTAGGATATCCATTGCAATCATTGAATGTTTATAAAGGAATGTTATCCGGATATCAAACGCCAACAACATCGACTTCAAACATTAATTTGCAAATTGACAGCATCTACGACAATGGCGTCAAACTAAAAAATGGTACCCTTAAGGTAGGGGATGTTTTGGCAACCAATGATACGAATTTATCTAGTGGTGTTTCAGATTCAGCTTTAACAGGTAAATGGGAATCGAAAATTGGAACGACGCAATTGAACAAAATTGCAGCTCAACTTAATGGCAACTCCACTGCTATAATTGACAGTCAAACTTATTATTCAACCGATGGACAAGCTTATCATTACGAGTTTTGGTTGAGTGAGGGTCAATCTAGTGAACAGAAAGAATGGAATTTTGTTAATGACAATCAAAATGCTCTATATGGTTCAACATTAACTGCTCATGTTTCAGCTAGCTTGGTTTGGGGACCAGCTAAACAAGAATTAAGTTAA
- a CDS encoding glucosaminidase domain-containing protein codes for MSERKNRYKMYKAGKNWIFATVTLVACIASVGFFSETVAADTNSVSSAMSSSTLSSKDPSVNEKVITSNSESSVNQNTSSQPAVTNYDSATSVATDMQQSTKETINRNSTTSMDNKKTTTATTEEQTDNPTNNESTLDSSADKPKLFATEKSSTIAKSTLTNKKSQSQNPNLMTDSGEKTAKTQAIKQTQPGLVQLYQNGHWYLVDSATHKNQIGFQKIKEQNKVVYYATNGQMQYGQQYLNGYWYLFDGVTGARKTGFQYINNQHKTVYYNNNGQMQYGQQHLNGYWYLFDGVTGARKTGFQYINNQHKTVYYNNNGQMQYGQQHLNGNWYLFNGVTGARQTGFQYIGDQHKTVYYNNNGQMQYGQQHLNGCWYLFDNVTGAMKTGLYYIDYQHKVVYYAGNGQMQYGLRSINGTELYFNHTTGALEMNTNIANFFNSIATAAQQASRRYNLYPSLMMAQAALESGYGDSTLTKNAHNLFGVKYSGQGSYVTMPTIEYYNGHKYSVAAKFQAYSSYYDSLERYAQLIANSFYNSNRTHSANVATAAKNLYHGKYGSYATDPQYADKIINMINLYGLLAYDNSEF; via the coding sequence ATGTCGGAAAGAAAGAATAGATATAAAATGTACAAAGCTGGTAAGAATTGGATTTTTGCAACTGTGACCTTAGTAGCTTGCATTGCTTCAGTTGGATTCTTTTCAGAAACAGTTGCAGCAGATACTAATTCCGTTTCATCAGCCATGAGTTCAAGTACTTTGTCATCTAAAGATCCTTCGGTTAATGAAAAAGTAATAACAAGCAATTCAGAAAGTTCAGTGAATCAAAATACTTCATCACAGCCAGCAGTGACAAACTATGATTCAGCAACTAGTGTAGCAACGGATATGCAACAAAGTACTAAGGAAACGATTAACCGTAATTCGACGACGTCAATGGACAATAAAAAAACAACTACAGCAACAACAGAAGAACAAACAGATAATCCAACAAACAACGAATCAACTCTGGATAGCTCTGCAGACAAGCCAAAATTGTTTGCGACAGAAAAGTCTTCCACTATTGCAAAATCAACGTTAACCAACAAAAAGTCTCAATCTCAAAATCCTAATTTAATGACGGATTCCGGTGAAAAAACTGCTAAGACTCAAGCAATTAAGCAAACACAACCAGGACTAGTTCAACTTTATCAAAATGGACATTGGTATTTAGTTGATTCAGCTACCCATAAGAATCAAATTGGTTTTCAAAAAATAAAAGAACAAAATAAGGTAGTGTATTATGCAACGAATGGTCAGATGCAGTATGGTCAACAATATTTAAATGGGTATTGGTATTTGTTTGATGGAGTAACTGGTGCAAGGAAGACTGGGTTCCAATACATAAATAATCAGCATAAAACTGTTTATTACAATAACAATGGTCAGATGCAGTATGGTCAACAACATTTAAATGGGTATTGGTATTTGTTTGATGGAGTAACTGGTGCAAGGAAGACTGGGTTCCAATACATAAATAATCAGCATAAAACTGTTTATTACAATAACAATGGTCAGATGCAGTATGGTCAACAACATTTAAATGGTAACTGGTATTTATTTAATGGAGTAACTGGTGCGCGTCAAACTGGTTTTCAGTATATTGGTGATCAGCATAAAACTGTTTATTACAATAACAATGGTCAAATGCAGTATGGTCAACAACATTTAAACGGGTGTTGGTATTTATTTGATAATGTTACAGGTGCGATGAAAACTGGTCTTTATTATATTGACTATCAACATAAGGTGGTTTATTATGCTGGAAATGGTCAGATGCAATACGGCTTGCGCTCAATAAATGGCACTGAATTATATTTTAATCATACAACTGGTGCATTGGAAATGAACACAAATATTGCTAATTTTTTTAACAGTATTGCAACAGCTGCCCAACAAGCTTCGAGACGTTATAATTTATATCCATCACTAATGATGGCGCAAGCTGCCTTAGAGAGTGGTTATGGTGATAGTACATTAACCAAGAATGCTCATAATTTATTTGGCGTGAAATATTCAGGTCAGGGCAGCTATGTAACTATGCCAACGATAGAGTATTATAACGGGCATAAATATTCTGTGGCAGCAAAATTTCAAGCTTATTCGTCGTACTATGATTCGCTTGAAAGATACGCCCAGCTAATAGCGAACAGTTTCTATAATTCGAATCGAACGCATTCAGCAAATGTTGCAACTGCTGCCAAGAATCTTTATCACGGTAAATATGGTAGTTATGCAACTGATCCTCAGTATGCAGACAAAATCATTAACATGATTAACCTATACGGATTATTAGCATATGATAACTCTGAATTCTAA
- a CDS encoding polysaccharide pyruvyl transferase family protein yields the protein MVNFYIGNSNVVTAIPNDKKPKFFSFGIPTYTNLGDQAVSWAQKRYIENEFPEYEFIEILEEDTEAAIKEIQKVIQPPDIVSFVGGGNMGSLYLDHEIARRRVFESFTDNLTISFPQSIHFEENQHGEIEKKKSQEAYEKNPNLYLVARDAQSYHRMQQTFKNHVLFTPDMVLYLQPKTFNEGRSGALFVFRQDSEKVVDDQLISSLKKVLDNGKRSIEQTDTVLDTVDRITPESRRKLFKDELELFSNQEIVITDRWHAMVFSVLTGTPCLLFGNSYGKGKHAYFDWLEHIDWIDYTDEDDLERLTPQIKHLLTLTKHPYDVRNDFNQLDKLIENHSKKFSINR from the coding sequence ATGGTAAATTTTTACATCGGTAATTCAAACGTTGTTACAGCTATTCCAAATGATAAAAAGCCAAAATTCTTTTCTTTTGGAATTCCTACTTATACAAACTTAGGTGATCAAGCTGTTTCATGGGCACAGAAAAGATACATCGAAAACGAGTTTCCTGAGTATGAATTTATTGAGATTTTGGAAGAGGACACTGAAGCAGCAATCAAAGAGATCCAAAAAGTAATTCAACCACCAGACATCGTGTCGTTTGTCGGTGGTGGTAATATGGGGAGTTTATATTTAGATCATGAAATTGCCAGAAGGAGAGTTTTTGAATCTTTTACAGATAATTTAACTATTTCTTTTCCACAATCAATTCATTTTGAGGAAAACCAACATGGTGAAATTGAAAAGAAGAAGAGTCAGGAAGCTTACGAAAAAAATCCTAATTTATATTTGGTAGCCCGTGATGCTCAAAGCTATCATCGAATGCAACAGACTTTTAAGAATCATGTTTTATTTACACCAGACATGGTTTTATATCTTCAACCTAAAACCTTTAATGAAGGACGTTCAGGTGCACTATTCGTTTTTCGGCAGGACAGTGAAAAGGTGGTTGACGATCAATTGATTTCTTCTTTAAAGAAAGTTTTGGATAATGGTAAACGGTCAATTGAACAAACGGATACCGTTTTGGATACGGTTGATCGGATTACTCCAGAAAGTCGGCGGAAGCTTTTTAAAGATGAACTTGAATTATTTTCTAATCAAGAGATAGTGATCACTGATCGTTGGCATGCGATGGTTTTTTCAGTTTTAACAGGTACTCCTTGTTTATTATTTGGTAACAGTTACGGAAAAGGAAAGCACGCTTACTTTGATTGGCTTGAACATATTGACTGGATTGACTATACTGACGAAGATGATCTTGAACGATTAACGCCACAGATTAAACATTTATTGACACTGACCAAGCATCCATATGATGTTAGAAACGATTTTAATCAGTTGGACAAATTAATAGAAAATCATTCTAAGAAGTTTTCAATTAACAGATAA